The window TTAGCTGCCTTTGCTAATACCAATTCCGATGGCGGATGTGTCCTCATTGGAATAGGGGATAGGGGCAGAGTCAAAGAAGTGATAATTGGCAGAGAAACAGTAAGGCAAATAGCCAATAAAATCGCAGCTCATACTGACCCTGTTCTTTACCCTGAGATTGAAGTGATAAAGGAATCGGGGAATAAAGGTATCATCGTAATCACCATAGATGGAAGTCCTAATAAACCCCATTTAGCCTTTGGCCGGGCATATAAAAGGGTAGGTTCTACCACCACACAAATGACCAGAGCAGAATATGAGAATCTGCTGTTAGCAAGACACAAAGATAAGTTTCAATTTGACTCTCAGGTTTGTGAAGGAGCTGATTTAGAAGATATTGATGAAGAAAAGGTAAGGTGGTTTTTGAGAACAGCTAAGACTAAGAGAGGATTAGCGATAGAGGAGAATGCATCTATAGCGGTTATTAACTGGAAGTTTACATAGGATAATACCCATAAATAAGGCATGAGAATAATTGTTCCGTTAGGAACATAATATCGGTAGGAATAGATAGACAAATCAATCAGTTCCGTAGGAACGATATATTGGTAGAAAATTTATGGAAAGCCATTTACCGATATATTGTCCCTATGGGACATTATTTGTATGATATTTATTTCTACCGATATGTTGTCCCTATGGGACATTATTTGTATTTCTAAGTAAAGTTTTGAATAATAACTGCTATATTTATCCACCATTCATTGGATTCGTTTGCCAAAATTAAAATCAGGGATAAATTAT is drawn from bacterium and contains these coding sequences:
- a CDS encoding RNA-binding domain-containing protein; the protein is MTKEQLHKLIAQGEGQRLEFKKSVAELDRIIQTLAAFANTNSDGGCVLIGIGDRGRVKEVIIGRETVRQIANKIAAHTDPVLYPEIEVIKESGNKGIIVITIDGSPNKPHLAFGRAYKRVGSTTTQMTRAEYENLLLARHKDKFQFDSQVCEGADLEDIDEEKVRWFLRTAKTKRGLAIEENASIAVINWKFT